The following are from one region of the Heterodontus francisci isolate sHetFra1 chromosome 34, sHetFra1.hap1, whole genome shotgun sequence genome:
- the LOC137349281 gene encoding zinc finger protein 132-like, whose product MEGKSSGHSGEKPYTCCVCGRGFSRSSGLSKHKCSHTGKKPCKYGECGKGLNYPVELETHPHSYTGERPFTCSKCGKGFTQSSHLLRHQQVHTDERPFKCPDCGNCYKSSAELISHQRVHTDERPFRCSHCGTGFRRSDNLTVHQRVHTGEKPFTCTECGKGFTRSSQLLTHWRVHTGERPFKCSDCGNCYKSSAELMSHQRVHTDERPFRCSYCGTGFRRLGNLTVHQRIHTGERPFTCSECEKGFANSSNLLKHQRVHTGERPFACSVCGKGFTQSSSLLKHQQVHM is encoded by the coding sequence atggaaggaaaaagcagcggtcacagtggggagaaaccgtacacatgttgtgtgtgtggacgaggtttcagccgatcatctggcctgtcaaaacacaagtgcagtcacactgggaagaaaccatgtaaatatggggaatgtggaaaggggttgaattatccagttgagctggaaactcatccacacagttacactggggagaggccgttcacctgctccaagtgtgggaagggattcactcagtcatcccatctGCTgagacatcagcaagttcacacggacgagagaccttttaaatgtccagactgtgggaattgctaCAAAAGTTCCGCTGAACTGAtatcccatcaacgtgttcacactgacgagagaccgttcaggtgttctcactgcgggactgggttcaggcgatcagacaacctcactgtacaccagcgagttcacactggggagaagccgttcacctgcacagagtgtgggaagggattcactcggtcatcccagcTTCTGACACActggcgagttcacactggggagagaccttttaaatgttcagactgtgggaattgctataaaagttccgctgaactgatgtcccatcaacgtgttcacactgatgagagaccgttcaggtgctcttactgcgggactgggttcagaCGATTGGGAAACCTCACTGTACatcagcgcattcacactggggagaggccgttcacctgctccgaatgTGAGAAGGGATTTGCTAATTCAtctaacctgctgaaacaccagcgagttcacactggggagaggccgtttgcctgctccgtgtgtgggaagggattcactcagtcatccagccttctgaagcaccagcaagttcacatgtaa